One part of the Mangrovibacillus cuniculi genome encodes these proteins:
- a CDS encoding type 1 glutamine amidotransferase family protein → MQTKKAFLYVFDTMSDWEYGYLIAELNSGRYFKEGVAPLKVVTVGAPKEIITTMGGLRIKPDISLDECKLESKDLLLLPGGTTWSDEIHQPMLERVGEALKVGTIVAAICGAVEALANMGYLDTRRHTSNNLDYTKMVCPTYQGEEFFELGSVAVSDENIVTASGIAPLEFTVEVLRKIDVFSSDVLESWYKLNKTQEPVYFFELMGSLNK, encoded by the coding sequence ATGCAAACAAAGAAAGCTTTTCTATATGTATTTGATACCATGTCGGACTGGGAATATGGCTATCTGATTGCGGAACTTAACTCAGGACGCTATTTCAAAGAAGGTGTAGCACCTCTGAAGGTAGTTACTGTAGGAGCTCCTAAAGAAATAATTACTACCATGGGTGGCCTCCGCATAAAACCAGATATCTCTCTTGATGAATGTAAGCTAGAAAGTAAGGATCTTTTACTCTTGCCTGGAGGAACTACTTGGAGCGATGAAATTCATCAGCCTATGTTGGAAAGAGTTGGGGAAGCTTTGAAGGTTGGCACTATTGTGGCGGCAATCTGTGGTGCTGTTGAGGCACTTGCGAATATGGGATATTTAGATACTAGAAGGCATACGAGTAATAACTTAGACTATACGAAAATGGTTTGTCCTACCTATCAAGGAGAAGAGTTTTTTGAGTTGGGATCTGTGGCGGTATCTGATGAAAATATAGTTACTGCATCTGGGATAGCTCCTTTGGAATTTACGGTGGAGGTATTGAGGAAGATAGATGTGTTTTCATCGGATGTGTTAGAGTCCTGGTATAAGCTGAATAAGACTCAGGAGCCTGTGTATTTTTTTGAGTTGATGGGTTCTTTGAATAAATGA
- a CDS encoding helix-turn-helix transcriptional regulator: MPKTDNMLAILWMLRSGKKVTAKEISEKLEMNIRTVYRYMDTISTSGVPIISEPGHNGGYTLLNNFMDAPLFFDSEEQTSLFHAAVFAKEAGYYGGEALDRAVTKLGNYSNPEQETTIHQHVASLEVISRVSSSPIEPFLKELQQAVVDGNSVNIWYRKSGEQQVKDRVMDPYKLLYWNHKWYVIGYCHLRSDMRSFRVDRIERLLLTENMFTQPEHFSARDYFTDSLLPTMEDTEEVISLDLKGDKNVLADICQHWFLGHYVKELTSTQAVFLLEKDILHTYVPYLLLPYNKSIQVIEPISLKEKLVDVLTELIDFHQV; this comes from the coding sequence ATGCCTAAAACGGACAATATGTTAGCAATTCTATGGATGCTTCGCTCAGGTAAAAAAGTGACGGCAAAAGAAATTTCGGAAAAGCTAGAGATGAATATCCGAACGGTGTATCGGTATATGGATACCATCTCCACAAGTGGCGTACCAATCATTTCAGAACCAGGACATAACGGTGGGTACACATTGTTGAACAATTTTATGGATGCTCCTCTCTTTTTCGATTCTGAGGAACAAACTTCTCTCTTTCACGCTGCTGTTTTTGCCAAAGAAGCTGGATATTATGGTGGCGAGGCACTAGATAGGGCCGTTACTAAACTAGGAAATTACTCCAACCCAGAACAGGAAACAACGATACACCAACATGTAGCGAGTCTGGAAGTAATAAGTCGTGTAAGCTCCTCCCCTATTGAACCTTTTTTGAAAGAGTTGCAGCAAGCCGTAGTGGACGGGAACTCCGTAAACATTTGGTACCGAAAAAGTGGCGAACAGCAAGTAAAGGATAGAGTGATGGACCCGTACAAACTACTCTACTGGAATCATAAGTGGTATGTGATTGGATATTGTCATCTTAGAAGTGATATGCGTAGTTTTAGAGTCGATCGAATCGAACGTCTACTACTAACCGAAAATATGTTTACCCAACCAGAGCATTTTTCCGCTCGTGACTACTTTACAGACAGCCTCCTTCCGACGATGGAAGATACAGAAGAGGTTATCTCTTTAGATCTTAAAGGGGATAAAAATGTATTGGCGGATATATGCCAACATTGGTTTTTAGGACATTATGTAAAAGAGCTGACTTCCACTCAAGCCGTGTTTCTTCTAGAAAAAGATATCCTACATACCTATGTACCTTATTTACTTTTACCATACAATAAATCGATTCAAGTTATAGAGCCAATCAGCCTAAAGGAAAAGCTGGTGGACGTTCTGACGGAATTAATCGATTTCCATCAAGTTTAA
- a CDS encoding DUF3006 family protein has protein sequence MKKYIVDSIENQLVTLLSADNEAQKVVVSFNDFNKSIKDGDRISADIDQSGIVVKYILLKEETKEFKKKNEDLLNKLSENNTE, from the coding sequence ATGAAGAAATACATCGTTGACTCTATTGAAAATCAGTTAGTGACCCTTCTCTCAGCGGATAACGAAGCGCAGAAAGTAGTTGTTTCGTTCAATGATTTCAATAAATCTATAAAAGATGGCGACCGAATATCGGCTGATATTGATCAAAGTGGTATTGTTGTAAAATACATTTTGTTAAAGGAAGAAACGAAAGAATTCAAGAAGAAAAATGAGGATTTGCTTAATAAGCTCTCAGAAAATAATACGGAGTAA
- a CDS encoding S-layer homology domain-containing protein codes for MLKNFFSLFMILALILSSGVTTQAADKNCSDFSTWKEAQKFFESQGGPKSDPHGLDRNGDGVACESLPGFDPSYKPSQGSTGQTGLFTDTGGHWAESNIDFLYNLSLVGGYNDGSFGVKKSITRAEVATIITRHLGLSSAKASFSDVSSKHWANSSIGAIEKAGIMGGYKDGSFKPNAPITRAELSALLVRAYNLSGKSSLSFSDVSSKHWAYNSIQVLVNNKITGGYPDGTFKPSNDVNRAEFATFLARIIRNEDMKIAGGEIAVSFIDVGQGDSILLETSNGNTMLVDGGHRYAGDEVIAHLNRRGVSKIDLMVSTHPDADHIGGLIDVLSEFPVEKVLDSGKVHTTQTYNDYLTLIDQKNISFEIAQEGQHVDFDDNVIIQVLSSTNASSDLNESSVVLKVIHEDVSILLTGDATVENERDMMQKYNVDADILKVGHHGSSTSTSIDFLKSVTPDSAILSYGDNSYGHPDSEVVQRLNNMYTTIWSTYYDGSILLETDDNGYSMISGDMY; via the coding sequence ATGTTGAAAAATTTTTTTTCATTATTTATGATTTTAGCTCTTATTCTATCAAGTGGCGTAACTACGCAGGCAGCAGACAAGAACTGTAGTGATTTCTCTACTTGGAAAGAAGCACAGAAATTCTTTGAATCCCAAGGAGGTCCCAAGTCTGATCCTCATGGGTTAGACAGAAATGGTGATGGAGTAGCTTGTGAGTCTTTACCAGGTTTCGACCCATCATATAAACCATCTCAAGGTAGCACTGGGCAAACTGGACTTTTTACTGACACTGGTGGTCACTGGGCAGAATCGAATATTGATTTCTTATATAATCTATCCCTTGTAGGTGGCTATAACGATGGTTCATTCGGTGTTAAAAAAAGTATCACTCGTGCAGAAGTAGCTACGATTATTACTCGTCATTTAGGCTTATCCAGTGCAAAAGCATCCTTCTCCGATGTCTCTTCAAAACACTGGGCAAATTCCTCAATTGGTGCTATAGAAAAGGCAGGAATAATGGGTGGTTATAAAGATGGTAGTTTCAAACCGAACGCACCTATTACAAGAGCGGAATTATCTGCTTTACTTGTAAGAGCTTATAACCTATCTGGAAAGAGTTCTTTATCTTTCTCTGATGTGTCTTCTAAGCACTGGGCTTATAACAGTATTCAAGTTCTAGTTAACAATAAAATTACTGGTGGATATCCTGATGGGACATTTAAACCAAGTAATGATGTAAACCGAGCAGAATTTGCTACATTCTTAGCTAGAATTATTAGAAACGAAGATATGAAAATTGCAGGCGGCGAAATTGCCGTCTCTTTTATTGATGTCGGTCAAGGAGACAGCATTCTACTCGAGACCTCTAACGGTAACACGATGCTAGTGGATGGTGGTCATCGTTATGCTGGGGATGAAGTAATTGCTCATCTTAACAGAAGAGGTGTCTCAAAAATCGATTTGATGGTTAGTACACATCCAGATGCTGACCATATCGGAGGATTAATTGACGTACTGAGTGAATTCCCTGTTGAAAAGGTATTAGATAGTGGTAAGGTACATACTACACAAACGTACAATGATTATCTGACATTAATCGATCAAAAAAATATCTCCTTTGAAATTGCGCAAGAAGGACAACATGTAGATTTTGATGATAATGTGATTATTCAAGTGTTAAGTTCGACAAATGCTAGTAGTGACTTAAACGAGTCTTCTGTTGTACTAAAAGTAATACACGAAGATGTTAGTATCTTACTTACAGGTGATGCAACTGTGGAAAATGAGAGAGATATGATGCAAAAGTATAATGTAGATGCAGATATTTTAAAAGTTGGTCATCATGGTTCTAGCACTTCTACATCAATTGATTTTTTAAAATCTGTGACACCTGATAGTGCTATTCTTTCTTATGGTGATAACTCATACGGTCATCCAGATTCTGAAGTGGTTCAGCGTCTTAATAATATGTATACAACAATTTGGTCCACTTATTATGATGGTAGTATCTTATTAGAAACTGATGATAATGGATACAGTATGATAAGTGGTGATATGTACTGA
- a CDS encoding recombinase family protein: MASYGYVRISTKQQDLPIQIAALLKSGVDAEEIYTDMITGSNADRTSLKELLSLVEKGDVIVVKKLDRLGNSLSQVTNLVNNLAAKGVGIKAIDDDIDTSVDSPMTKAMFHLLTMFSEMERNFIVERTKPAIEVARQKGVKFGRPKVGNEMYEKAVKEYLAGGITTKELIKKYGKDSNGKDYITEATLYRRLKEYKKENGLD; this comes from the coding sequence ATGGCTAGCTACGGATATGTACGCATTTCAACAAAACAACAAGATCTACCGATACAGATTGCAGCACTATTGAAGAGTGGTGTAGATGCGGAAGAAATATATACAGACATGATTACGGGTTCTAATGCAGACAGAACTTCGTTGAAGGAGTTGCTTTCCTTAGTGGAGAAAGGTGACGTAATCGTAGTGAAGAAACTCGATCGATTAGGTAACTCTTTATCACAAGTGACGAACTTAGTGAATAATTTGGCTGCCAAAGGAGTGGGGATAAAAGCAATTGACGATGACATCGACACTAGCGTTGACTCTCCTATGACAAAGGCAATGTTTCACTTACTTACTATGTTCTCCGAAATGGAACGCAATTTCATTGTTGAGCGAACGAAGCCAGCTATTGAAGTAGCACGACAAAAGGGTGTGAAATTTGGACGACCTAAAGTTGGAAACGAGATGTATGAAAAGGCTGTGAAAGAATACTTAGCAGGTGGCATTACTACTAAGGAATTAATAAAAAAATACGGTAAAGATAGTAATGGGAAAGATTATATTACGGAAGCTACTTTGTATCGTCGTCTTAAGGAGTATAAAAAGGAGAATGGGTTAGATTAA
- a CDS encoding nucleoside 2-deoxyribosyltransferase, with amino-acid sequence MHKFYVASSFQNKEVVRRVSDCLKDKGYIHTYDWTKNNRASSNNDLREIGQEEKKAVLDADFLLVLLPAGKGSHIEFGIALGQGKKIYLYCEDNEVNNFETTSTFYHLPEVEIVVGTVEELVAKVTNSGVYRVS; translated from the coding sequence ATGCATAAATTCTATGTTGCATCCAGTTTTCAAAATAAAGAAGTAGTAAGACGTGTTAGCGATTGTTTAAAAGATAAAGGATATATTCATACATATGATTGGACGAAAAACAACAGAGCATCGTCCAATAACGATTTAAGAGAAATCGGCCAAGAAGAGAAAAAAGCGGTATTAGATGCAGATTTTTTGCTAGTCTTACTCCCAGCAGGGAAGGGAAGTCATATTGAGTTTGGAATTGCGTTAGGGCAAGGGAAAAAGATCTATCTCTATTGTGAGGATAATGAGGTAAATAACTTTGAAACGACGAGCACATTCTATCATTTACCTGAAGTAGAAATTGTCGTAGGGACGGTGGAAGAGTTAGTAGCAAAAGTAACAAACAGTGGTGTGTATAGAGTTAGCTAA
- a CDS encoding GNAT family N-acetyltransferase, which translates to MIHLIKMNENQYNKFFEETVKEYAEENVKEGRWTSSEAMDRARKETHELLPEGIQTEGHYICSIQHAVKGQVGTLWYAIKEKKGEKVAFIYSIQLKEAFQGMGYGKQALTVLEAGLVSQSVSSIGLHVFGHNERAFQLYRKMGYLATSIKMKKQLKV; encoded by the coding sequence GTGATACACCTAATCAAAATGAACGAAAACCAATACAATAAATTCTTTGAAGAGACTGTCAAAGAGTACGCCGAAGAAAATGTAAAAGAAGGCAGATGGACATCTTCCGAAGCAATGGACCGAGCAAGGAAAGAAACACATGAGTTGCTGCCTGAAGGTATTCAGACCGAGGGGCATTATATATGTTCCATCCAACATGCAGTAAAAGGACAAGTAGGAACACTTTGGTATGCTATCAAAGAAAAAAAGGGCGAGAAAGTAGCTTTTATCTATAGTATTCAGCTAAAGGAAGCGTTTCAAGGAATGGGATATGGAAAGCAGGCTTTAACTGTATTGGAAGCGGGTCTCGTTTCTCAGAGTGTCAGCTCTATTGGATTACATGTTTTCGGTCATAATGAACGAGCATTTCAGTTATATAGAAAGATGGGGTATCTTGCGACTAGTATTAAGATGAAGAAGCAGCTGAAAGTTTAG
- a CDS encoding GNAT family N-acetyltransferase: MNVRDSNVQNIKLRPLTIDDFSSVLEWSKDEKFCLASNWELHRDEQEVNSWWQHFVSSLPEDFIRLALELENKLIGYVDLACMKGTEAELGIAIGDSSQWGKGIGFNASISMMDYASKQLGITVFNAETHEINVRSRRMLEKIGFREVSRIGSEVYLGTESQLIQYRFEISSET, translated from the coding sequence ATGAATGTAAGAGATAGTAATGTCCAGAATATAAAACTTAGACCTTTAACCATAGACGATTTTTCATCCGTTTTAGAATGGAGTAAGGATGAAAAATTTTGTTTAGCAAGTAATTGGGAGTTACATAGAGATGAACAAGAAGTGAATAGCTGGTGGCAGCACTTTGTAAGTAGCCTACCTGAAGATTTTATTCGATTAGCATTGGAATTAGAAAATAAATTAATAGGTTATGTAGACTTAGCTTGTATGAAGGGAACTGAAGCCGAATTAGGTATTGCAATTGGTGATAGTTCACAATGGGGAAAAGGAATTGGTTTTAATGCTAGTATATCTATGATGGATTATGCTTCTAAGCAATTAGGTATAACAGTTTTTAATGCAGAGACACATGAGATAAATGTTCGTTCTAGAAGGATGCTAGAGAAGATAGGGTTTAGGGAAGTTAGTAGAATTGGCAGTGAGGTATATTTAGGAACAGAGAGCCAACTTATACAATATAGGTTTGAAATTTCATCCGAGACATAG
- a CDS encoding RNA polymerase sigma factor — MLNKEKKWIKLIQKRADEQAANELVSMYYSHIYAFVYKQTMNKELSLDLTQEIFISMLQSIQHFEGKRASFKTWLYKIATNRLVDYYRSKHYKYDRTTDDLEVEWVSAEEDFTVTLERREEVEEVIAHINELATYPQQILRLKLFADYTFAEIATTLNVPESSVKTKYYTTVRRLKRTLTGGSKNEKRNMEH; from the coding sequence ATGTTGAATAAAGAGAAAAAATGGATCAAGTTGATTCAGAAAAGAGCAGACGAACAAGCGGCGAACGAACTTGTGTCGATGTACTATTCACACATATATGCGTTTGTGTACAAGCAAACAATGAACAAAGAATTGTCTCTCGATTTGACGCAAGAAATTTTTATCAGCATGCTCCAGTCTATTCAGCATTTTGAAGGAAAGCGAGCATCCTTTAAAACATGGCTGTACAAAATAGCGACAAATCGATTGGTGGATTACTATCGCTCTAAGCACTACAAGTACGACCGAACAACTGATGACCTGGAAGTGGAGTGGGTGTCAGCGGAAGAGGACTTTACGGTGACTTTGGAGAGAAGAGAAGAGGTGGAAGAAGTAATCGCTCATATAAATGAGTTAGCTACATATCCACAACAAATTCTACGCTTAAAACTATTCGCTGACTATACGTTTGCGGAGATTGCAACTACGCTTAACGTACCTGAGTCCTCTGTAAAAACAAAATACTATACGACCGTCCGAAGATTAAAACGAACGCTAACTGGAGGATCAAAGAATGAAAAAAGAAATATGGAACATTGA
- a CDS encoding ABC transporter ATP-binding protein, translating to MLVVQHVSKNFGSFQALNDVNLEFHHGVYGLLAPNGAGKTTLIKMLTTLLFPTSGEILYEGEDIIKLDERYRDVLGYLPQEFGYYKQYTPTKYLLYLAALKGLDRKTATARVEELLKLVALDDVAHKKMKKFSGGMIQRVGIAQAMLNDPKILILDEPTAGLDPKERVRFRNLITDLARNRIVLLSTHIVSDVESIANEIIMIKDKQVLYKDTVSNICQKIKGLVYETEVAFDEIATFRKAYFSLSEKQENGNMYVRFLTHEPAHKHWKAVTPNLEDVFLHLYQDEAVQV from the coding sequence ATGCTAGTAGTACAGCACGTATCAAAAAACTTTGGGTCATTTCAAGCATTAAACGATGTTAACCTTGAATTTCATCATGGAGTATACGGTCTTCTTGCCCCTAATGGCGCGGGAAAAACGACGTTAATTAAAATGCTTACAACACTTTTATTTCCAACTAGTGGTGAGATACTGTACGAAGGGGAAGACATTATTAAATTAGACGAACGGTACCGAGATGTACTTGGATATTTGCCACAAGAATTCGGTTACTACAAACAGTATACGCCTACGAAGTATTTGCTTTATCTTGCAGCATTAAAAGGTTTAGACCGTAAAACAGCAACTGCAAGGGTGGAAGAACTTTTAAAATTGGTAGCCTTAGATGATGTAGCACATAAAAAGATGAAAAAATTTTCAGGTGGAATGATCCAACGTGTTGGGATTGCTCAAGCCATGTTGAACGACCCAAAGATTTTAATCTTAGATGAACCAACAGCTGGACTTGATCCAAAAGAACGAGTTCGATTTCGGAATTTAATTACAGACTTAGCACGGAACCGTATTGTCCTATTATCCACACATATAGTCTCTGATGTGGAATCTATAGCAAATGAAATCATCATGATAAAAGACAAACAGGTGTTATACAAAGATACAGTTTCAAACATTTGTCAAAAAATTAAAGGGCTTGTGTACGAAACGGAAGTGGCGTTTGATGAAATAGCTACTTTTCGGAAAGCGTATTTCTCTTTATCAGAAAAACAAGAAAATGGGAACATGTATGTGCGCTTCTTAACGCACGAACCGGCACATAAGCATTGGAAAGCAGTAACTCCAAACTTAGAAGATGTGTTTCTTCACCTTTATCAAGACGAAGCGGTACAGGTATGA
- a CDS encoding ABC transporter permease, with product MIIWNELKKIFTFKTIILLSLVTFVFYHLFILFDIDYFPNGRPATDEFKVVKQMIDEYGEYMDEAEFSHFKDIYNRQKQEAEMYIGAQKELVDAGVDTYEKFKAYDISNQTVNNVRDRIFHEEGVDVFWELQAREGIIERYEHPEYVGDAILMEEQQNRIDELRQTKQYTSTMSWIVFENYNNLIGNVALLIFLSIMIVVTPLYLQDRKNKVMLLQYTSKLGRRLFSHKFVAALIATTAVLLLQMLLFFSLYKGNGTFMFLPLQINSIFNYIISWYDLTFLHYIILTIIGIYVIGISILLMVAYISSMTPNYMTNIGSQIPLMFLLIIFGVDYFVRNITSLYLPQLLWPILLICFIGVAATLFIVKVKRERVRDVL from the coding sequence ATGATCATTTGGAATGAGTTAAAAAAGATATTCACGTTTAAAACAATTATTCTTTTAAGTCTTGTTACGTTTGTATTCTATCATTTGTTTATCCTGTTTGATATTGACTATTTTCCAAATGGTCGTCCTGCAACAGATGAATTTAAAGTCGTGAAACAAATGATTGATGAGTATGGAGAATACATGGATGAAGCGGAATTTAGTCACTTTAAGGATATATATAATCGACAAAAGCAAGAAGCGGAAATGTACATAGGTGCACAAAAAGAGTTAGTAGATGCAGGAGTGGATACCTACGAAAAATTTAAAGCGTATGATATAAGCAACCAAACCGTAAATAATGTTCGAGACCGCATTTTTCATGAAGAAGGAGTGGATGTTTTTTGGGAACTACAAGCAAGAGAGGGGATTATAGAGCGCTATGAACATCCAGAATATGTAGGTGATGCGATATTAATGGAAGAGCAGCAAAATCGCATAGATGAGTTACGACAAACCAAGCAATATACCTCGACAATGAGCTGGATTGTATTTGAAAACTACAACAATCTCATCGGAAATGTCGCCTTGCTTATTTTCTTAAGTATCATGATTGTGGTCACCCCACTGTATTTACAAGATCGAAAAAATAAAGTAATGCTCCTTCAATATACGTCAAAGCTAGGAAGAAGATTGTTCTCCCACAAATTCGTGGCAGCATTAATCGCAACGACAGCTGTCCTCCTGTTACAGATGCTGTTGTTTTTTTCACTATATAAAGGAAACGGAACATTCATGTTTCTACCGTTACAAATAAATTCTATCTTCAACTATATAATATCTTGGTACGACCTAACGTTTTTACATTACATCATTTTAACCATTATCGGGATTTATGTGATTGGGATCTCTATATTATTAATGGTAGCTTATATTTCAAGTATGACGCCAAACTACATGACGAACATCGGTAGTCAAATTCCTTTAATGTTTCTACTAATCATTTTTGGAGTAGATTACTTTGTCAGAAACATAACAAGTTTGTATTTACCACAACTCCTTTGGCCTATCCTATTAATCTGTTTTATAGGGGTAGCAGCTACTTTATTTATCGTTAAAGTGAAAAGAGAGCGAGTAAGAGATGTCCTATGA
- a CDS encoding NAD(P)H-dependent oxidoreductase, which translates to MKNILVINGHEYYDFAKGQLNKTLFEDIVSTLSDKFEVKTTIVEEGYDVKKEQEKFQWADVVIFQTPIYWFSLPAAMKKYIDQVYAYGVFFGPAINQYGDGGLMEGKKYMFSTTWNAPETAFNDTNEGSFLQGKDIEDAIAHLHHMQRYVNMVPLKTFGAHDVVANPDIEKYRSELKKHLQDVFMK; encoded by the coding sequence TTGAAAAACATTTTAGTAATTAATGGACATGAGTACTATGATTTCGCGAAAGGTCAGTTAAATAAGACATTGTTCGAGGACATTGTATCGACTCTTTCCGATAAATTTGAAGTAAAAACAACGATTGTAGAAGAAGGATATGATGTTAAAAAAGAGCAAGAAAAATTCCAATGGGCAGACGTTGTAATTTTCCAAACACCAATTTATTGGTTCTCTCTCCCTGCTGCAATGAAAAAATATATTGACCAAGTCTATGCATACGGAGTGTTCTTTGGACCTGCTATAAACCAATACGGAGACGGTGGATTGATGGAAGGGAAAAAATATATGTTTTCCACTACATGGAATGCACCAGAAACGGCCTTTAATGATACTAATGAGGGCTCCTTCCTACAAGGTAAAGATATCGAGGATGCTATTGCACACTTACATCACATGCAACGCTATGTAAACATGGTACCTCTAAAAACATTTGGTGCTCACGACGTAGTGGCAAATCCAGATATCGAAAAATATAGAAGCGAACTGAAAAAACATTTACAAGATGTATTCATGAAGTAA
- a CDS encoding ArsR/SmtB family transcription factor: MKSLYHPPMESIPYTKVLQALSEPNRIKIIRCLFESGSNNCTAYSIELMLKKSTVSHHIKVLREAGLIEGRIQGKEHIYSLRKAEIDEKFPNLLPSVFAVKEEDI, encoded by the coding sequence ATGAAATCACTTTATCATCCACCAATGGAATCTATACCGTATACAAAAGTACTTCAAGCTTTGAGCGAACCAAACCGTATCAAGATTATTCGCTGTCTTTTTGAAAGTGGATCGAATAATTGTACTGCCTATTCGATAGAATTAATGCTGAAAAAATCAACCGTATCACACCATATAAAAGTACTCCGAGAAGCAGGTTTAATTGAAGGGAGAATTCAGGGAAAGGAACATATTTATTCGTTACGAAAAGCTGAAATAGATGAGAAGTTCCCTAACCTACTTCCATCTGTTTTTGCTGTGAAAGAAGAAGATATCTAG
- a CDS encoding transporter suffix domain-containing protein: MKNNWKKYLYRTGITLIVLSTVLWILLVVIPFLPLTNHQKALGISLSLLVAEIFFWIGAILVGKEVAGKMRRFFLPRYWKDKFTKKREKSSEH, from the coding sequence TTGAAAAATAACTGGAAAAAGTATTTGTATCGAACGGGTATCACGCTAATCGTTTTATCCACTGTCTTATGGATTCTCCTTGTCGTGATCCCTTTTCTCCCTCTGACTAATCACCAGAAAGCGCTCGGCATCTCTCTAAGCTTGTTGGTTGCCGAAATCTTCTTCTGGATCGGTGCGATTTTGGTGGGAAAAGAAGTAGCAGGAAAGATGAGAAGATTCTTCTTGCCACGTTACTGGAAAGATAAATTTACTAAGAAACGCGAAAAAAGCTCGGAGCACTAG
- a CDS encoding SRPBCC family protein yields the protein MTTEIILTRQYNQSIEQVWFALTNKEALAAWFSPHDLKEDLDKLPTGEVFHFISKSNPFWDGKMICRLVEATTPYKLRYEFGGAWMKTPTIVEWTLESRDGGTYLTLSHTGFVGIRGWLLSKMLKSGWNSMMNSQAFSDSMK from the coding sequence ATGACTACTGAAATAATACTTACAAGGCAATATAATCAATCCATTGAACAGGTATGGTTCGCACTAACGAACAAAGAAGCTCTAGCCGCTTGGTTCTCTCCTCATGATCTAAAAGAAGATTTAGATAAACTTCCTACAGGTGAAGTGTTTCATTTCATCTCAAAAAGTAACCCATTTTGGGATGGGAAAATGATCTGTCGCTTGGTAGAAGCAACGACACCATACAAACTCCGCTATGAATTTGGCGGTGCATGGATGAAAACACCGACAATCGTAGAGTGGACATTAGAATCAAGGGACGGCGGTACTTACCTAACCTTGTCTCACACTGGCTTCGTCGGTATTCGTGGCTGGTTATTAAGTAAGATGCTGAAGTCCGGCTGGAATAGCATGATGAATTCGCAGGCATTTTCAGACAGTATGAAGTAG
- a CDS encoding ArsR/SmtB family transcription factor — translation MATTKQPDLFHALGDPTRRQLLQLLMQSSEPIVSICEHFNTSRTAVVKHLQVLLDAGLVTKEKQGRQTIFHLSPEPLSTAFEWLSQFEPFWEQKLNALDDYLSTMEKEK, via the coding sequence ATGGCTACAACTAAACAACCCGATTTGTTTCATGCGCTAGGAGATCCGACTCGCAGACAACTTTTACAATTACTGATGCAATCGAGCGAGCCCATTGTATCCATCTGTGAACATTTTAACACCAGTCGAACAGCCGTTGTGAAACACTTGCAAGTGCTACTAGATGCTGGACTCGTCACGAAAGAAAAGCAAGGGCGTCAAACAATTTTTCATTTATCACCAGAGCCTCTTTCAACTGCTTTCGAATGGCTATCTCAATTTGAACCGTTCTGGGAACAAAAATTAAACGCACTAGACGATTACTTATCGACCATGGAAAAGGAGAAATAA